In a genomic window of Leptolyngbya sp. SIO1E4:
- a CDS encoding helix-turn-helix transcriptional regulator: protein MSQDRASQKQTLAIDFTQEDAVSRVYPQAPLLSSKHLSWQGIHLSHYWQPPHETPEYQPRQYLICIHLGQPVTLQQQWQDGLSTNAFQSYGDVSIYPTMRSLRETWNADAEFLEIYLNPTLFSKVAYESFDGDSLEVLPQPNIRDPLIQQLGLSLKSELETTVVDTSNIESRGSRLLAESVSSVIVVHLLKQYSSRKPIIREYTDGLSQQKLQIAIEYIQAYLNTDISLDKLSQAVGMSMHHFSRLFKKSVGYSPYQYVLKCRIERAKMLLLQRQLSIADVAFAVGFASQSHFTQHFKRFVGITPKQFLKQ, encoded by the coding sequence GTGTCTCAAGATCGAGCGTCTCAGAAGCAAACACTGGCCATCGACTTTACCCAGGAAGACGCCGTTTCGCGGGTCTATCCTCAAGCCCCATTGCTTTCAAGTAAACACTTATCATGGCAAGGGATTCACCTCAGTCATTACTGGCAACCGCCCCACGAAACACCTGAATATCAGCCAAGACAATATTTAATCTGTATTCATTTGGGCCAGCCTGTAACCTTACAACAACAGTGGCAAGATGGGCTGTCTACAAATGCATTTCAGAGTTATGGCGATGTCAGTATTTACCCAACCATGCGATCGCTCAGAGAAACTTGGAATGCAGATGCCGAATTTCTTGAGATTTATTTGAACCCTACTCTGTTTTCGAAAGTTGCTTACGAATCCTTTGATGGAGATTCTTTAGAAGTTTTGCCACAGCCGAATATTCGTGATCCCTTAATTCAACAGCTGGGTCTGTCATTAAAATCGGAATTAGAGACCACGGTTGTCGATACTTCGAATATAGAAAGCCGTGGCAGTCGTCTACTCGCAGAATCCGTCTCTTCCGTCATTGTGGTTCACTTGCTGAAACAGTATTCGTCACGAAAGCCAATAATTCGAGAGTATACAGATGGGCTGTCTCAGCAAAAATTGCAAATCGCTATTGAGTATATCCAGGCATATTTGAATACAGATATTTCCTTAGACAAGCTTTCTCAAGCGGTTGGGATGAGTATGCACCACTTTTCTCGACTCTTCAAAAAATCAGTGGGATATTCGCCGTATCAGTATGTTCTTAAATGCCGGATTGAGCGAGCAAAAATGCTGCTGTTACAGCGCCAGTTGAGCATTGCAGACGTAGCTTTTGCGGTTGGGTTCGCCAGCCAAAGCCACTTTACCCAGCACTTCAAGCGATTTGTCGGCATCACACCCAAACAGTTTTTGAAGCAGTAG
- a CDS encoding winged helix-turn-helix transcriptional regulator, which translates to MTVTSTLEPTEVCLSGFHALSDPLRINVIESLRTQEMCVCDLCTQLNVSQSKLSFHLRVLKDAGLVRARPQGRWTYYSLNLPQFVTLEQYLSEFRRFSPIIPSQVCEA; encoded by the coding sequence ATGACTGTTACAAGCACTTTAGAACCGACGGAAGTCTGCTTATCAGGCTTCCACGCCCTGTCTGACCCACTCAGGATTAACGTTATCGAGAGCCTGAGAACCCAGGAAATGTGTGTCTGCGATTTGTGTACTCAACTAAATGTCAGTCAGTCTAAGTTATCTTTTCACTTGCGAGTATTAAAGGATGCCGGGTTAGTGCGAGCTAGACCCCAAGGTCGCTGGACTTATTACAGCCTGAACCTGCCCCAGTTCGTCACACTCGAGCAGTATTTATCAGAGTTTCGGCGCTTTAGCCCTATTATTCCATCTCAGGTTTGTGAGGCCTAG